In one window of Streptomyces sp. FXJ1.172 DNA:
- a CDS encoding SpdD protein, translating to MFRPRLPDVPTLPTTPTVLPQRQAPVPSAGRSLTPYAGAVAAVVVVGVVLTALLAAVAISAVSVAIAAVVLRSLLNGANKR from the coding sequence ATGTTTCGCCCCAGGCTCCCCGACGTTCCGACCTTGCCGACGACACCGACCGTCCTTCCGCAGAGGCAGGCTCCGGTTCCCTCCGCAGGCCGGTCGCTGACTCCCTACGCGGGCGCGGTCGCCGCCGTGGTCGTCGTCGGCGTCGTACTCACCGCGCTCCTGGCGGCTGTCGCCATATCGGCCGTGTCGGTAGCCATCGCCGCCGTAGTCCTGCGCTCCCTGCTCAACGGCGCCAACAAGCGCTGA
- a CDS encoding alpha/beta hydrolase codes for MANPSWLRAAALTTTAVLLSTLLAGCGDGAKDGDLTAQRLDWKDCSAPSEAEGGGSAPSPLPNGGTWQCATMKAPLDWNKPKGDTIGIALIRTRADGPASKRIGSLVFNFGGPGGSGVTTLPAFGSDYSALRTRYDLVSFDPRGVGRSAPVECKSDAQLDVYFQQDSTPDNSTEVTQLLDRTKQFNAACEKNSRKILPHVATTDAARDMDLLRQVLGDDKLYYFGISYGTELGGVYAHLFPRNVGRAVFDGVVDPTQDPEQSALGQARGFQLALDNFAQDCTSKTTECPIGDTPQDVKNRIAKLLTALDRKPISGIPPRRLTRTAATNGIAQSLYSKDFWEYLTEGLEAAYDGDGRILMLLSDSMNGRDENGRYSNITAANTAISCADEKPRYTADNVQRKLPEFRAASPLFGDFLAWGMISCTNWAVPGAAYHPDVSAPGSAPILVVGNTGDPATPYEGARKMAEALGKGVGVELTYKGQGHGAYDSKDTCVQSAVNSYLLDGKVPKTGAVCS; via the coding sequence ATGGCGAACCCCTCCTGGCTGCGCGCCGCCGCCCTGACCACCACCGCCGTGCTGCTGTCCACGCTGCTGGCCGGATGCGGCGACGGCGCCAAGGACGGGGACCTCACGGCGCAGCGGCTGGACTGGAAGGACTGCTCGGCCCCGTCCGAGGCCGAGGGCGGCGGCAGCGCCCCGTCCCCGCTGCCGAACGGCGGCACCTGGCAGTGCGCCACCATGAAGGCGCCCCTGGACTGGAACAAGCCGAAGGGCGACACGATCGGCATCGCGCTGATCCGCACCCGGGCCGACGGCCCCGCGAGCAAGCGCATCGGCTCGCTCGTGTTCAACTTCGGCGGCCCCGGGGGCAGTGGCGTCACCACACTGCCCGCGTTCGGCTCCGACTACAGCGCCCTGCGCACCCGCTACGACCTGGTCAGCTTCGACCCGCGCGGGGTCGGCCGCAGCGCGCCGGTGGAGTGCAAGAGCGACGCCCAGCTGGATGTGTACTTCCAGCAGGACTCGACGCCCGACAACAGCACCGAGGTCACCCAGCTGCTGGACCGCACCAAGCAGTTCAACGCGGCCTGCGAGAAGAACTCCAGGAAGATCCTGCCGCACGTGGCGACCACGGACGCGGCCCGCGACATGGATCTGCTGCGCCAGGTCCTCGGCGACGACAAGCTGTACTACTTCGGCATCTCCTACGGCACCGAACTCGGCGGTGTGTACGCCCACTTGTTCCCCAGGAACGTCGGCCGGGCCGTCTTCGACGGAGTCGTCGACCCCACACAGGACCCCGAGCAGAGCGCGCTCGGACAGGCCAGGGGCTTCCAGCTCGCGCTCGACAACTTCGCCCAGGACTGCACGTCGAAGACCACCGAGTGCCCGATCGGCGACACCCCGCAGGACGTGAAGAACCGCATCGCGAAGCTGCTGACCGCCCTGGACCGGAAACCGATCTCCGGCATCCCCCCGCGCCGGCTCACCCGGACCGCCGCGACGAACGGCATCGCGCAGTCCCTGTATTCGAAGGACTTCTGGGAATACCTCACCGAGGGGCTGGAGGCGGCCTACGACGGCGACGGCAGGATCCTCATGCTGCTGTCCGACTCGATGAACGGCCGCGACGAGAACGGCCGGTACAGCAACATCACCGCGGCCAACACCGCGATCAGCTGTGCCGACGAGAAGCCTCGCTACACCGCGGACAACGTCCAGCGGAAACTGCCCGAATTCCGCGCCGCCTCCCCGCTGTTCGGGGACTTCCTGGCCTGGGGCATGATCAGCTGCACCAACTGGGCCGTGCCGGGCGCCGCCTACCATCCCGACGTCAGCGCGCCCGGATCGGCGCCCATCCTCGTCGTCGGCAACACCGGTGACCCGGCCACCCCGTACGAGGGTGCGAGGAAGATGGCCGAGGCGCTCGGCAAGGGCGTCGGCGTCGAGCTGACGTACAAGGGCCAGGGACACGGTGCGTACGACAGCAAGGACACGTGCGTGCAGAGCGCGGTGAACAGCTACCTGCTGGACGGGAAGGTGCCGAAGACCGGCGCGGTCTGTTCTTGA
- a CDS encoding helix-turn-helix transcriptional regulator, with protein MADRRRASAEVTPAPRALPTRFLTPDDLVEMFELPSVETVYQWRRKHTGPRGFRVGRHLRFDPDDVRTWVESQLKGAAA; from the coding sequence ATGGCTGACCGACGCCGCGCCTCGGCGGAAGTGACCCCCGCACCGCGTGCCCTGCCCACACGGTTCCTGACTCCTGACGACCTGGTGGAGATGTTCGAGCTGCCCAGCGTCGAGACGGTCTATCAGTGGCGCCGTAAACACACCGGTCCGCGTGGTTTCCGGGTCGGCCGGCACTTGCGCTTCGACCCGGACGACGTACGCACTTGGGTGGAGTCCCAGCTCAAGGGGGCCGCTGCCTGA
- a CDS encoding mobile element transfer protein translates to MPANRRFRNVVRIGPVQVATYYDGRGREKHAAACTAPRCGFSTDYDSRAAAELAARTHRCAVR, encoded by the coding sequence ATGCCTGCCAACCGCCGCTTCCGCAACGTCGTCCGGATCGGTCCCGTTCAGGTCGCCACGTACTACGACGGCCGGGGCCGCGAGAAGCACGCCGCCGCCTGCACGGCCCCGCGCTGCGGCTTCTCCACGGACTACGACAGCCGCGCCGCCGCCGAACTGGCCGCCCGTACCCACCGCTGTGCCGTCCGCTGA